Proteins encoded by one window of Aphidius gifuensis isolate YNYX2018 linkage group LG2, ASM1490517v1, whole genome shotgun sequence:
- the LOC122848081 gene encoding F-box protein SKIP2-like: protein MSRICSICLSESSNRATPLYSKHGNIWTDTGLSEMVKSCNDIKIKKATDTCALHVICNTCIYKTCLSYFKNDDSKLSSSSSSLTTSKIEPLLNIIPSKINKRKEKEQDSWPSGSIDNSINKYNRHELSSAVSPDSTNQNNDFPNKRKYYRDQKYYVPPSSSLQFINKNNFIKINDDCLAKIFMNLSIEQRLDIERVCQKWKHVARSLAWSDIQAIDTNSQKFSHIFKHQNDVEKIILRCGSKLTFLNINKLCESSIIYVIKKYCINLKNLILHLDNYDEQDFVNAFKHMANLQSIEIKFKDLVPKTLPISSPRLLQSVNKDNIENIIVSSFWIDSSRTIYYPAPSFEKFGNLRFLKITACYLDKDSLEDISKCKKLINLELIRCKISENNLFISQLPNLKSLQLIQSGCNIDDFLIDLRYESRYLEHLDIGGTTSVSSKALSVLSKFRRLKYLDIGLVKNVDDNLIIKISNECKNLKYLNIRECCGVSETAIKYLIKKCDYLGKIDASMTGHSLALLVATAKIIKKRKTNNTLKFVSRSSLITRFYRLKNAASFLSPILEFSHHPDDEEWGYDYNYDYQDEYDSNDSDDSNGHSNDD, encoded by the exons atgtcAAGAATTTGTAGCATTTGTTTATCTGAATCATCAAATCGTGCAACACCATTGTACTCAAAACATGGTAATATTTGGACTGATACTGGTTTATCAGAAATGGTTAAATCTtgtaatgatattaaaataaaaaaagcaacagATACATGTGCTTTACATGTTATTTgtaatacatgtatttataaaacgtgtttatcttattttaaaaatgatgactcaaaattatcatcatcatcatcatcgttgACAACTTCAAAAATTGAGCCACTTT taaatattataccgtcaaaaattaacaagagGAAAGAAAAGGAACAAGATTCATGGCCATCAGgatcaattgataattcaataaataaatataatcgaCATGAATTGTCATCAGCTGTTTCACCAGACAGTACAAATCAAAACAATGATTTtccaaataaaagaaaatattatcgtgatcaaaaatattatgtaccaccatcatcatcattacaatttattaataaaaataattttattaaaattaatgatgattgtttggcaaaaatatttatgaatctTTCAATTGAACAACGACTTGATATTGAAAGag tttgtCAAAAATGGAAACATGTTGCTAGATCATTAGCTTGGAGTGACATACAAGCTATTGATACAAATTcacaaaaattttcacataTTTTTAAGCATCaaaatgatgttgaaaaaataatattacgttGTGGATctaaattgacatttttaaatatcaataaattgtgTGAATCAAGCATAATATatgttatcaaaaaatattgtattaatttaaaaaatttaatacttcaTTTGGATAATTATGATGAACAAGATTTTGTTAATGCATTTAAACATATGGCTAATTTAcaatcaattgaaattaaatttaaagatttaGTACCAAAAACATTGCCAATTAGTTCACCAAGACTTTTACAAAGTGTCAACAaggataatattgaaaatattattgtttcttCATTTTGGATTGATTCAAGCAGAACAATTTATTATCCAGCTCcgtcatttgaaaaatttggtAATTTACGTTTCTTAAAAATAACAGCTTGTTATCTTGATAAAGATAGTCTTGAGGATATatcaaaatgtaaaaaattaattaatttggaaTTAATAAGATGTAAAataagtgaaaataatttatttatatctcaacttccaaatttaaaaagtttacaaTTAATACAATCTGGTtgtaatattgatgattttttaattgatttacgTTATGAATCAAGATATTTGGAACATCTTGACATTGGTGGAACAACAAGTGTATCATCAAAAGCACTGAGTGTATTGTCAAAATTTAGAAGattaaaatatcttgataTTGGACTTGTTAAAAATGtcgatgataatttaattattaaaatatcaaatgaatgTAAAAATCTTAAATATCTTAATATACGTGAATGTTGTGGAGTATCAGAGACAGCTATTAAATATCTCATTAAAAAATGTGATTATTTAGGTAAAATTGATGCATCAATGACTGGACATAGTTTAGCATTACTTGTTGCAActgctaaaattattaaaaaaagaaaaacaaataatacattaaaatttgtCAGTCGATCATCACTAATAACACGTTTTTATCGTCTTAAAAATGCTGCTTCATTTTTATCACCAATTTTGGAATTTAGTCATCATCCAGATGATGAAGAATGGGgttatgattataattatgattatcaAGATGAATATGATTCAAATGATTCTGATGATTCTAATGGTCATTCTAATGAtgactaa
- the LOC122848065 gene encoding pre-mRNA-processing factor 6-like: MAVPSASMSTRNKKHFLGVPAPLGYVAGVGRGATGFTTRSDIGPARDANDVSDDRHAPPPAKRAKKKEEEEEEEEDLNDSNYDDFNGYGVSLFSKDPYDKDDEEADAIYEEIDKRMDEKRKEYREKRLRQELERYRQERPKIQQQFSDLKRELVNVSEMDWKNIPEVGDARNRKQRNPRAEKFTPLPDSILSHNLGGQTTTSIDPSSSFSSPGSGGGMLTPTGDLDLRKIGQARNTLMNVKLMQASDSVEGQTVVDPKGYLTDLQSMIPTYGGDINDIKKARLLLKSVRETNPNHPPAWIASARLEEVTGKLQAARNLIMKGCEDNPMSEDLWLEAARLQPPDTAKAVIAKSVTYISTSVRIWIKAADLESKIEAKRRVYRKALKLIPHSVRLWKAAVELEEPEDAKTLLSRAVECCSTSVDLWLALARLETPDNARKVLNKARENIPTDRQIWTTAAKLEEANGKKHMVDKIIDRAISSLKANGVEINREHWFKEAMEAEKSGAVYTCQVIIKSIIGVGVEEEDRKHTWIQDAETCAQQGALECARSVYAYALKIFPRKKSIWLRAAYFEKQYGTRESLEKLLQRAVKHCPTNETLWLMGAKSKWLANEVDAARYLLSLAFQANPNSEEIWLAAVKLESENSQYERARQLLKKARELAPTPRVMMKSVKLEWALNNLDAALNLVNKALEKFDEFPKLWLMKGQIEEQKNDYTAALDTYNQATKKCSTSIPLWKLLANLERQINQISTARSVLDRGRLKNPKNPELWLESIRIEMKPDGVRNMAHALMAQALQKFPKSGILWAEAIFMEPRAQRKTKSVDALKKCEHDPIVLLAVSKLFWCEHKITKCRDWFNRTVKIDPDYGDAWAYFYKFELLNGTKEQQQEVQKKCIAAEPHHGEEWCKVSKNIANWVLNIEQILNIVANELPIPI, translated from the exons ATGGCAGTTCCATCAGCATCAATGtcaacaagaaataaaaaacattttcttgGTGTACCAGCACCTTTGGGCTATGTTGCTGGTGTTGGAAGAGg agcTACTGGATTTACAACACGTTCAGATATTGGTCCAGCAAGAGATGCAAATGATGTATCTGATGATCGTCATGCACCACCACCAGCAAAaagagctaaaaaaaaagaagaagaagaagaagaagaagaagatttaaatgattcaaattatgatgattttaatggTTATGGTGTATCATTATTTAGTAAAGATCCATATgataaagatgatgaagaagctGATGCAATTTatgaagaaattgataaaagaatGGATGAAAAACGTAAAGAATATCGTGAAAAACGTTTACGTCAAGAATTAGAACGTTATCGTCAAGAACGTccaaaaatacaacaacaattttcTGATTTAAAACGTGAACTTGTTAATGTCAGTGAAATGGATTGGAAAAATATACCAGAAGTTGGTGATGCACGTAATCGTAAACAAAGAAATCCACGTGCTGAAAAATTTACACCATTACCAGATTCAATATTATCACATAATCTTGGTGgtcaaacaacaacaagtattgatccatcatcatcattttcatcacctggtagtggtggtggtatGTTAACACCAACTGGTGATTTAGATTTACGTAAAATTGGACAAGCACGTAATACATTAATGAATGTTAAACTTATGCAAGCATCTGATTCAGTTGAAGGACAAACAGTTGTTGATCCAAAAGGTTATTTAACTGATTTACAAAGTATGATACCAACATATGGTGgtgatattaatgatattaaaaaagcacgtttattattaaaatcagttAGAGAAACAAATCCAAATCATCCACCAGCATGGATTGCATCAGCTCGATTAGAAGAAGTTACTGGTAAATTACAAGCAGctagaaatttaataatgaaaggTTGTGAAGATAATCCAATGTCTGAAGATTTATGGTTAGAAGCAGCACGTTTACAACCACCAGATACAGCAAAAGCTGTTATTGCAAAATCAGTTACATATATATCAACATCTGTACGTATATGGATTAAAGCTGCTGATCTTGAAAGTAAAATAGAAGCTAAAAGACGTGTATATCGTAAAGCACTTAAACTTATACCACATTCAGTTAGATTATGGAAAGCTGCTGTTGAACTTGAAGAACCTGAAGATGCTAAAACTTTACTTAGTCGTGCAGTTGAATGTTGTTCAACAAGTGTTGATTTATGGTTAGCATTGGCACGTCTTGAAACACCTGATAATGCAAGAAAAGTACTTAATAAAGCACGTGAAAATATACCAACTGATCGTCAAATATGGACAACAGCAGCAAAATTAGAAGAAGCTAATGGTAAAAAACATAtggttgataaaataattgatcgtgcaatatcatcattaaaagCAAATGGTGTTGAAATAAATCGTGAACATTGGTTTAAAGAAGCTATGGAAGCTGAAAAATCAGGTGCTGTATATACATGtcaagttattattaaatcaataattggtGTTGGTGTTGAAGAAGAAGATAGAAAACATACATGGATACAAGATGCTGAAACATGTGCACAACAAGGTGCATTAGAATGTGCACGTTCAGTATATGCatatgcattaaaaatatttccaagaaaaaaatcaatatggtTACGTGCTGcatattttgaaaaacaatatgGTACACGTGAatcattagaaaaattattacaacgtGCTGTTAAACATTGTCCTACAAATGAAACATTATGGTTAATGGGTGCTAAATCAAAATGGCTTGCTAATGAAGTAGACGCAGcaagatatttattatcattggcATTTCAAGCAAATCCAAATTCCGAAGAAATATGGCTTGCTGCTGTTAAACTTGAATCTGAAAATTCTCAATATGAAAGAGCCcgacaattattaaaaaaagcaagAGAATTAGCACCAACACCACGTGTTATGATGAAAAGTGTTAAATTAGAATGGGCATTAAATAATCTTGATGCTGCATTGAATTTAGTAAATAAAgcacttgaaaaatttgatgaatttccAAAGCTATGGCTTATGAAAGGACAAattgaagaacaaaaaaatgattatacaGCAGCTCTTGATACATATAATCAGGCTACTAAAAAATGTTCAACATCAATACCATTATGGAAGCTATTAGCTAATTTAGAAagacaaataaatcaaatatcaaCAGCAAGATCAGTATTGGATAGGGGTCgtttaaaaaatccaaaaaatccAGAACTTTGGCTTGAATCTATTAGAATTGAAATGAAACCAGATGGTGTACGTAATATGGCACATGCACTTATGGCTCAAGCATTACAAAAATTTCCAAAATCTGGTATACTTTGGGCTGAAGCTATATTTATGGAACCAAGAGcacaaagaaaaacaaaaagtgttgatgcattaaaaaaatgtgaacATGATCCAATTGTATTACTTGctgtatcaaaattattttggtgTGAgcataaaataacaaaatgtcGTGATTGGTTTAATCGTACAGTTAAAATTGATCCTGATTATGGTGATGCATGggcatatttttataaatttgaattattaaatggtacaaaagaacaacaacaagaagttcaaaaaaaatgtattgctGCTGAACCACATCATGGTGAAGAATGGTGTAAAGTatctaaaaatattgcaaattgggtattaaatattgaacaaattttaaatattgtagcAAATGAATTGCCAAtaccaatttaa